CTCGTGGGCCTTCCTCGGGGCGTCTCTTCATCCTGGAACTCGAACTCGAAGCCGCGGATGACGACAGGCGCGCCCGAGGTGGCACCCGCCTGGCGCAGCGCATCGTCGACCCCCATTCGCTCGAGCCGCCGCTGCAGCCAGCGCAGCCCTTCCTCATTGCTGAGATCGGTCATGGCCACGATGCGCTCGAGCATCTTGCCCTCGACCATGAAGCGAGCCCCATCACGGCGAACCGTGAAACGCGCAGGCACGCTTCGTCCTTTGCGACGAGGCGGGGGGATGAGCTGGCCCGGAGGCCCTCCGCTCCGCTCGTCGGCCTCATCGATGACGAGGGTGGAGAGCTGCTCCTCATCGGTCTCCTCGAGACGATCTTCCTCGTCGAGGTCCCAGGGGGCCAGCTCGATGGTCGGACCGTCGCTCTCCTCGAGCTCGAGCGGCATCTCGGGCTCCCGCTCGAGAATCTCGCGCACCCGATCGAGCAGCTGATCGAGGCCCTCCTCTGCCATGGCCGAGATCACCACGGGAGACAGCCCCGCGCGCTCATAGGCGAGCTTCAGCGCGGGCAGACGCTCACGCACCTCGTCGAGATCGGCCTTGTTGAGAACCACGACCTCCGGCCGTCCTTCGAGGTTCTTGCCGTAGAGGCGAAGCTCCTCACGAATGGCGTGATAGGGCTTCAACGGTTCGTCTGCGGGCGCCGTCGAAGCGTCGATCATGTGCACCAGGACGCGGGTGCGCTCCACGTGTCGCAAGAAGCGGTCTCCGAGCCCCACACCTTCGTGCGCCCCC
This is a stretch of genomic DNA from Pseudomonadota bacterium. It encodes these proteins:
- the obgE gene encoding GTPase ObgE: MSQQRFLDEVKISLKAGDGGNGCIAFHREKFVAKGGPSGGNGGRGGSIFLVADENLQTLNDFLHGVHFKSASGQHGMGSRCAGQNAKDMLIHVPCGTLITDPDTGEVMADLAWHGQLYLAVRGGIGGRGNASFASHLYRVPRFAQRGEPGEERWVKLVLKMIAQVGIIGYPNAGKSTLLSKISRATPRIAPYPFTTLVPNLGMVWLDDARRAVFADIPGLIEGAHEGVGLGDRFLRHVERTRVLVHMIDASTAPADEPLKPYHAIREELRLYGKNLEGRPEVVVLNKADLDEVRERLPALKLAYERAGLSPVVISAMAEEGLDQLLDRVREILEREPEMPLELEESDGPTIELAPWDLDEEDRLEETDEEQLSTLVIDEADERSGGPPGQLIPPPRRKGRSVPARFTVRRDGARFMVEGKMLERIVAMTDLSNEEGLRWLQRRLERMGVDDALRQAGATSGAPVVIRGFEFEFQDEETPRGRPT